The proteins below are encoded in one region of Chryseobacterium wanjuense:
- the mraZ gene encoding division/cell wall cluster transcriptional repressor MraZ → MKSFIGTYECKIDDKGRLKVPSSLIKQMENFDDKAFVVKRSVFQPCLEVYPMNAWDKVMGKINKLNRFIKKNADFIRMFTAGVKTVELDNAGRLQISKDLTHFANLQKDIVITSAGELFEIWDKDAYEKVISINETDFASLAEDVMGTFDEE, encoded by the coding sequence ATGAAAAGTTTCATTGGAACATATGAGTGTAAAATCGACGACAAAGGCCGCTTAAAAGTCCCTTCATCATTGATCAAGCAGATGGAAAACTTCGACGACAAGGCGTTTGTAGTTAAAAGATCTGTGTTCCAACCCTGCCTGGAAGTTTACCCCATGAATGCGTGGGATAAGGTGATGGGCAAAATTAATAAACTCAACAGATTTATTAAAAAGAATGCTGATTTCATTAGAATGTTTACGGCAGGAGTAAAAACAGTAGAATTGGATAATGCGGGAAGATTACAGATTTCGAAAGACCTGACACATTTCGCAAATCTTCAGAAAGATATTGTGATTACAAGCGCAGGAGAATTGTTTGAAATTTGGGATAAAGATGCCTACGAAAAGGTAATCTCTATCAATGAGACCGATTTTGCCAGCCTTGCCGAAGATGTGATGGGCACTTTCGATGAAGAATAA
- the yihA gene encoding ribosome biogenesis GTP-binding protein YihA/YsxC, which produces MVIKTATFVKSSGKWQDCPEPTIPEYAFIGRSNVGKSSLINAMMNHKDLAKTSQTPGKTQLINHFLVNEQWYLTDLPGYGYAKVSKSIRKDFEKLITNYILNRRNLVNLFVLVDSRHTPQKIDLEFIQWCGESGVPFSIVFTKADKLKPNVVIKNVEDYKMELHKTWEDLPELYVTSAEKKEGGDEILAFIQKTNDFLIQNNVHFDE; this is translated from the coding sequence ATGGTTATTAAAACAGCAACGTTTGTAAAGAGCAGCGGAAAATGGCAGGATTGCCCCGAACCTACAATTCCGGAATATGCTTTTATCGGAAGGTCTAATGTTGGAAAATCATCATTAATTAATGCAATGATGAATCATAAGGATTTGGCTAAAACGTCCCAGACACCGGGAAAAACACAGCTTATTAATCATTTTTTAGTCAATGAACAGTGGTATCTGACCGATTTGCCGGGCTATGGCTATGCAAAAGTTTCCAAATCTATCAGAAAGGATTTTGAAAAGCTGATTACCAACTATATTCTGAACAGAAGAAATCTGGTAAATCTTTTTGTTTTGGTAGATTCGCGACATACACCGCAGAAAATTGATCTTGAATTTATCCAGTGGTGTGGGGAAAGCGGAGTACCTTTTTCCATTGTGTTTACGAAGGCTGATAAACTGAAGCCTAATGTTGTCATTAAAAATGTAGAAGATTACAAAATGGAGCTTCACAAAACCTGGGAAGATCTTCCGGAATTGTACGTGACCTCTGCTGAAAAGAAAGAGGGGGGTGATGAAATCCTGGCTTTTATTCAGAAAACCAATGATTTTTTAATACAAAATAACGTGCACTTTGATGAGTAA
- a CDS encoding UDP-N-acetylmuramoyl-L-alanyl-D-glutamate--2,6-diaminopimelate ligase has product MQLIELLKRIPVLEIHGDDAREVSELVFDSRKVTENSLYIAMRGTVVDGHSFIASSVEKGAKTIVCEEFPENLDENVTYVKVKDSSKALGQLASNFYGNPSEKLKLIGVTGTNGKTSVSTLLFDVFKNLGYDSALLSTVEIRIGEKVIPATHTTPDVITTNKILAQAVEEGCEFAFMEVSSHGIAQNRIEGLHFKIAGFTNLTHDHLDYHKTFDEYLKTKKRFFDELQDTAVAITNVDDKNGNVMLQNTKATKKSYALKTMADYHGRLLEVDFNGMLLNFNGKEFWTTLTGKFNVYNLLLVFGIASELGFESDEILQAISKLKRVSGRFETFKSDGGIFFIVDYAHTPDALENILDSINDIRTKNERLITVFGCGGDRDHAKRPEMGNIATKKSTLAIITSDNPRTEDPAAIIKEIEAGVEPQNFSKYTSIPDRREAIKMAIKFAEPKDIVLVAGKGHENYQEINGVKQHFDDKEVINELWKLMSK; this is encoded by the coding sequence ATGCAATTAATTGAATTATTAAAAAGAATTCCAGTTTTAGAAATTCACGGTGACGACGCTCGTGAGGTTTCAGAATTGGTGTTCGACAGCAGAAAGGTAACGGAAAACTCTTTGTACATTGCAATGAGAGGAACGGTGGTGGATGGGCATTCATTTATTGCATCTTCGGTTGAAAAAGGAGCAAAAACAATCGTTTGTGAAGAATTTCCTGAAAATTTAGATGAAAATGTTACGTATGTTAAAGTAAAAGATTCATCTAAAGCTTTAGGTCAATTAGCTTCCAATTTCTATGGAAATCCTTCTGAAAAATTAAAATTAATCGGAGTAACGGGAACCAATGGAAAAACTTCTGTTTCTACCCTTCTTTTTGATGTGTTTAAAAATTTAGGGTATGATTCTGCTTTACTTTCTACGGTTGAAATCAGAATCGGGGAAAAAGTAATTCCGGCGACACATACGACTCCGGACGTGATTACCACTAATAAAATTTTAGCTCAGGCGGTTGAAGAAGGCTGCGAATTTGCTTTTATGGAGGTTAGTTCACACGGAATTGCGCAAAACAGAATTGAAGGTCTTCATTTCAAAATTGCAGGTTTTACCAACCTTACCCACGATCATTTGGATTATCATAAAACTTTTGATGAATATTTAAAAACGAAGAAAAGGTTTTTTGATGAGCTTCAGGATACAGCCGTTGCCATCACCAATGTGGATGATAAAAACGGAAATGTCATGCTTCAGAACACAAAGGCGACGAAAAAGTCTTATGCTTTGAAAACCATGGCAGATTATCACGGAAGATTATTGGAAGTTGATTTCAACGGAATGTTGCTGAATTTCAACGGAAAAGAATTCTGGACGACACTGACAGGAAAGTTTAATGTCTACAACTTATTGCTTGTGTTCGGAATTGCTTCTGAGCTTGGTTTTGAATCAGACGAAATTTTGCAGGCCATCAGCAAGTTAAAAAGAGTTTCAGGAAGATTCGAAACCTTCAAATCAGACGGAGGAATTTTCTTCATCGTAGATTATGCGCACACTCCGGATGCTTTGGAAAACATTCTGGACAGCATCAATGATATCAGAACAAAAAACGAAAGACTGATCACAGTTTTCGGTTGCGGAGGTGATAGAGATCACGCAAAAAGACCTGAAATGGGAAATATTGCCACGAAAAAATCGACATTGGCCATCATCACTTCAGACAACCCAAGAACGGAAGATCCGGCAGCCATTATAAAGGAAATTGAAGCAGGCGTTGAGCCTCAGAATTTCAGCAAATACACTTCAATTCCGGACAGAAGAGAAGCCATAAAAATGGCCATAAAGTTTGCAGAACCGAAAGATATTGTTCTTGTAGCCGGAAAAGGCCACGAAAACTATCAGGAGATCAATGGTGTGAAACAGCATTTTGACGACAAAGAAGTAATTAATGAGCTTTGGAAATTAATGAGTAAGTAA
- a CDS encoding GNAT family N-acetyltransferase produces the protein MSNIIWKIKTFDEFTVPELYAVLKARIDVFVIEQNCPYPDLDNYDQKAIHIWAEEDGKILANCRVFDKGIKYDEASLGRVLTTEAARGKNIGRQLMKYAVETIENRFHTSEIRISAQDYLLKFYSEFGFEDTGKKYLEDDIPHTEMVRK, from the coding sequence ATGAGTAATATTATCTGGAAAATTAAAACTTTCGATGAGTTTACCGTTCCCGAATTGTATGCTGTTTTAAAAGCAAGAATCGATGTTTTTGTGATTGAGCAAAACTGTCCTTATCCGGATCTGGATAATTATGATCAGAAAGCCATTCATATCTGGGCGGAAGAAGATGGGAAAATTTTAGCGAATTGTAGGGTTTTCGATAAAGGAATTAAATATGATGAAGCTTCTTTAGGAAGAGTTTTAACAACTGAAGCTGCAAGAGGAAAAAATATCGGAAGACAACTGATGAAATATGCCGTTGAAACCATAGAAAACCGTTTTCATACTTCGGAAATCCGGATTTCTGCACAAGATTACTTGCTGAAATTCTACAGTGAATTTGGGTTTGAAGATACGGGCAAAAAATATTTGGAAGATGACATTCCGCATACGGAGATGGTTAGAAAATAA
- the rsmH gene encoding 16S rRNA (cytosine(1402)-N(4))-methyltransferase RsmH, with amino-acid sequence MYHNPVLLKQSVDDLVTNPDGTYVDCTFGGGGHSREILGRLSDKGRLFSFDQDLDALKNTIDDPRFTLINQNFRFLENSLLMYGVSQVDGILADLGVSSHQFDEAERGFSTRSNAPLDMRMNVMQNLDAKRVINEYEEGELADIFYHYGELREARKLARDIVHHRKTKSIETTEDLKKLFSYIPPHKVNKFYAQLFQAIRIEVNQELEVLKEMLVQAYQVLKPGGRLVVISYHSLEDRLVKRFLKNGMFEGEPERDIYGNYKKAFELVKSKAIIPDDREIEENSRARSAKMRTGIKVG; translated from the coding sequence ATGTATCATAACCCCGTTTTGTTGAAGCAAAGTGTTGATGATTTGGTAACGAATCCAGACGGAACATACGTGGACTGTACTTTTGGTGGCGGAGGCCATTCAAGAGAGATATTGGGCAGGCTTTCGGATAAAGGAAGGCTGTTTAGTTTTGACCAGGACTTAGATGCTCTTAAAAATACAATTGATGATCCGAGATTTACATTAATTAATCAAAATTTCAGGTTTCTGGAAAATTCATTATTAATGTACGGAGTTTCTCAGGTAGACGGAATTCTGGCTGATCTGGGCGTTTCATCTCACCAGTTTGATGAAGCAGAAAGAGGCTTCTCGACAAGAAGCAATGCCCCATTGGATATGAGAATGAATGTGATGCAGAATCTTGATGCCAAAAGGGTAATTAATGAATATGAAGAAGGAGAGCTTGCCGACATTTTTTACCACTACGGCGAATTGAGGGAAGCAAGAAAACTGGCGAGAGACATCGTTCATCACAGAAAAACAAAAAGCATAGAAACCACAGAGGATTTGAAAAAACTGTTCAGTTATATTCCTCCTCATAAGGTTAATAAATTTTATGCGCAATTGTTTCAGGCAATAAGAATTGAGGTAAATCAGGAGCTGGAAGTGTTAAAAGAAATGCTGGTTCAGGCTTATCAGGTTTTAAAACCGGGAGGAAGACTGGTGGTAATTTCTTATCATTCTTTGGAAGACAGACTGGTAAAAAGATTTTTGAAAAACGGAATGTTTGAAGGGGAACCCGAAAGAGACATTTACGGAAATTATAAAAAAGCATTTGAGCTGGTAAAGAGTAAAGCGATCATCCCAGATGACAGGGAAATCGAAGAAAACTCAAGAGCCAGAAGTGCAAAAATGAGAACAGGAATTAAGGTAGGATAA
- a CDS encoding FtsL-like putative cell division protein, translating into MAKRTTYRPQKKLTFIDIIKGNFLNRDEIKIHYKYFLLLFILMMAMIYSNHLVNKKIKIVNALKEETEEYKSRNAYAQSKLIKVKMESELGKEVAKDSLMTLENHPHKLLIKLDSTDAKTK; encoded by the coding sequence GTGGCAAAAAGAACAACATATCGCCCTCAGAAGAAGCTTACTTTTATAGACATTATAAAAGGAAACTTCCTAAATCGTGATGAGATCAAAATACATTACAAGTATTTTCTATTGTTGTTTATATTAATGATGGCAATGATTTACAGTAACCATTTAGTAAACAAAAAAATCAAAATCGTTAATGCCTTAAAAGAAGAAACAGAAGAATATAAATCGCGAAACGCTTACGCACAAAGTAAGCTGATCAAAGTAAAAATGGAATCGGAATTGGGGAAAGAAGTGGCAAAAGACTCTTTAATGACATTGGAAAATCATCCTCACAAACTGCTAATAAAACTGGACAGTACAGATGCAAAAACCAAATGA
- a CDS encoding alpha/beta fold hydrolase — protein MIFSTKKEKKYTFVEAGEGHPLVLLHGLMGGLSNFDKMVDFFSDRGFKVYVPQLPIYDLPVLNTNLTTIAKYIAKFIETHVEGPATIVGNSMGGHIGLILTLARPDLIKNLVLTGSSGLYERTFGDSFPRKNDRSYIRKKTEEVFYDPSIATEDLVDEVFSVVNDRMKGIKTVMLARSAIKHNMLNDLPKILTPTCLIWGKQDNVTPPEVAEDMHKFIPNSDLFWIDKCGHAAMMEKPDEFNEILYSWLKNKV, from the coding sequence ATGATATTTAGTACAAAAAAAGAAAAGAAATATACCTTTGTTGAGGCGGGAGAAGGACATCCATTGGTGCTGCTGCACGGTTTAATGGGTGGTTTGAGTAATTTCGATAAGATGGTGGATTTTTTTTCAGACAGAGGATTCAAGGTATATGTTCCTCAGTTGCCAATCTACGATTTGCCGGTACTCAATACGAATCTTACGACTATTGCAAAATATATCGCCAAGTTTATAGAAACCCATGTTGAAGGCCCTGCAACGATTGTGGGAAATTCTATGGGAGGTCATATTGGACTTATCTTAACACTGGCAAGACCGGATTTAATTAAAAATCTTGTCCTTACAGGAAGCTCAGGTTTATACGAAAGAACTTTTGGGGATAGTTTTCCCAGAAAAAACGACCGTTCCTATATAAGAAAGAAAACAGAAGAGGTTTTCTACGATCCAAGTATTGCAACCGAAGATTTGGTGGATGAAGTTTTCAGCGTGGTGAATGACAGGATGAAAGGCATTAAAACGGTAATGCTGGCAAGAAGCGCGATCAAACACAATATGCTGAATGATCTGCCTAAAATTCTGACACCAACGTGTCTGATCTGGGGAAAACAGGATAATGTAACCCCTCCTGAAGTGGCGGAAGATATGCACAAATTTATCCCGAATTCGGATCTTTTCTGGATTGATAAATGCGGGCATGCTGCGATGATGGAAAAGCCGGATGAATTCAACGAAATTCTCTACAGCTGGTTAAAAAATAAAGTTTAA
- a CDS encoding penicillin-binding transpeptidase domain-containing protein, whose amino-acid sequence MQKPNEYDNKRKKTLRWGYLFAVVALCVFVMFLARIVILQNTNVQEIKDDYINKNYREATLKAARGNLFASDGSILATTVMRYDIYLDFKTMKDTVYTNNIGALTDSLSKMFGKSRGEFRKKFDEQRKKKNQYYALAKGLDFDQYDRIRKFPIFKKGKNKGGFIVDRNYKRELATSEIGAGTIGMDNGEYSSGLEGAFSKYLRGTDGKRLEQRINSSQWKPIDFWKVQEPVDGEDVYTTLDLRIQDIAHSALEKQLINFEAKHGTVIVMEVETGKVRAMVNLRRTEDGEYEDSYNYGLKDNIEPGSTFKTISLLAAMDDGFIDENTTVNVGNGVWVYAKQRISDGHGGGTYDISDVLAKSSNVGTAKLITKYYADKPQIFLDHLKRWKLFDKMDIELPGITKPKIVTPENKRWNAATLASIAYGYSSNINLLQLTTFYNGVANGGKMLKPLFIDKIMKDGKVIYNAKPEVIVNKMASEKAIKMMTSALTKAVEKGTGKSIFTPNLKMAGKTGTARFEYWLPGPMKYRASFAGFYPADNPKYTCYVMISEPNTAKGFYGGTVSAPVFKEIAGKTFLKTPQNIEKEMLVDKKVNLNKMVEPNVKVAVNNKQMPNVVGLIGKNVIPQLENLGYRVDYKGVGRIKEQFPLEGTTISKNQRIYLSLQN is encoded by the coding sequence ATGCAAAAACCAAATGAATACGATAACAAACGTAAAAAAACGTTGAGATGGGGCTACCTCTTTGCAGTGGTGGCTTTGTGCGTGTTTGTCATGTTTTTGGCGAGGATTGTTATCCTTCAAAATACTAATGTTCAGGAAATTAAAGACGATTACATCAATAAAAATTACCGCGAAGCTACTTTAAAAGCCGCCCGTGGAAATTTATTCGCTTCCGACGGCTCTATTCTGGCAACAACCGTAATGCGCTACGACATCTATCTGGATTTCAAAACAATGAAAGACACTGTTTACACCAATAATATCGGTGCTTTAACAGATTCCTTAAGCAAAATGTTCGGAAAATCCAGAGGTGAATTCAGAAAAAAATTCGACGAACAGAGAAAAAAGAAAAACCAATATTATGCATTGGCGAAAGGTCTCGATTTCGATCAATACGACAGAATCAGAAAGTTCCCCATCTTTAAAAAAGGTAAAAACAAAGGCGGTTTCATCGTAGACAGAAACTACAAAAGAGAACTCGCTACTTCGGAAATCGGAGCCGGAACCATCGGTATGGATAATGGCGAGTACAGTTCCGGACTTGAAGGCGCTTTCTCAAAATATCTAAGAGGAACCGACGGGAAAAGATTAGAACAGAGAATCAACTCATCTCAATGGAAACCTATTGATTTCTGGAAAGTTCAGGAACCTGTTGACGGTGAGGATGTTTATACGACTTTAGACCTTAGAATTCAGGACATTGCACATTCGGCATTAGAAAAGCAGCTGATCAATTTCGAAGCCAAACACGGAACTGTGATTGTGATGGAAGTTGAGACAGGGAAAGTTCGTGCAATGGTTAATTTAAGAAGAACTGAAGACGGAGAATATGAAGATTCTTATAATTATGGTTTAAAAGATAATATCGAACCTGGGTCTACTTTTAAAACAATTTCATTGTTGGCCGCAATGGACGACGGCTTTATCGATGAAAATACAACCGTAAATGTAGGAAACGGGGTTTGGGTATACGCAAAACAAAGAATTTCAGACGGTCACGGCGGTGGTACATACGATATCAGTGATGTTTTGGCGAAATCCAGTAACGTAGGAACGGCAAAATTAATTACAAAATATTATGCCGACAAACCTCAGATTTTCCTTGATCATCTGAAGCGTTGGAAATTATTTGACAAAATGGATATCGAGCTTCCGGGAATCACAAAACCAAAGATCGTAACTCCTGAAAATAAAAGATGGAATGCCGCAACATTGGCTTCAATTGCTTACGGATATTCATCAAACATTAATCTTTTGCAGCTAACAACCTTCTACAACGGTGTTGCCAATGGAGGCAAAATGCTGAAACCTCTATTCATCGATAAAATCATGAAAGACGGAAAGGTCATTTACAATGCAAAACCTGAAGTGATCGTCAATAAAATGGCTTCTGAAAAAGCAATTAAAATGATGACCAGCGCATTGACAAAAGCTGTAGAAAAAGGAACGGGGAAAAGTATCTTCACACCCAATTTAAAAATGGCAGGAAAAACAGGAACCGCAAGATTCGAATACTGGCTGCCTGGTCCGATGAAGTACCGTGCCTCATTCGCAGGCTTCTATCCGGCTGATAATCCGAAATATACATGTTATGTGATGATCAGTGAGCCCAATACGGCAAAAGGATTTTACGGAGGAACTGTTTCCGCCCCGGTGTTTAAAGAAATTGCAGGAAAAACATTCCTGAAAACACCACAAAACATTGAAAAAGAAATGCTTGTCGACAAAAAGGTAAACCTTAATAAAATGGTTGAGCCTAATGTGAAAGTAGCAGTAAATAATAAACAAATGCCTAATGTAGTTGGCTTAATTGGTAAAAACGTAATTCCTCAGTTGGAAAACCTAGGCTACCGTGTTGACTATAAAGGAGTTGGAAGAATTAAAGAACAATTCCCTCTGGAAGGCACTACAATTAGTAAAAATCAGAGAATTTATTTGTCTCTGCAGAATTAA
- the mraY gene encoding phospho-N-acetylmuramoyl-pentapeptide-transferase produces MLYYLYEYLTSQGIHVPGLGMLKYISFRAGMAVLLSLIIALIYGKRVINYLRTKQMGELVRDLGLDGQKQKEGTPTMGGLIIILATIIPVLLFTRITNIYIVLLLVSMLWMGAIGFLDDYLKKIKKNKDGLSGKFKIVGQVGLGLIIGVTMYFHPDITVKRKYADAKVVNRNNVEQNFMPTEKITVSTVPFAKNNEFDYSGILFWMNDKDAHEWAWIVFIPIVIFIVTAVSNGANITDGIDGLAAGTSVVILLTLALFAYLSGNIIFADYLNIMFLPNMGETTIFAVAMVGAVIGFFWYNTYPAQVFMGDTGSLMLGGVIAVLAIILRKELLIPVLCGIFLIENLSVMLQVAVFKYRKKKYGLEYAQNNRLFRMSPLHHHYQKGGFHESKIVNRMIIIGVILAIVCLITLKMR; encoded by the coding sequence ATGCTATACTATCTATATGAATATCTAACCAGTCAGGGAATCCACGTTCCGGGATTAGGAATGTTGAAATACATCTCTTTCCGTGCGGGGATGGCTGTTTTACTTTCTCTGATCATCGCTCTTATCTACGGAAAAAGAGTGATCAACTATCTGAGAACAAAACAGATGGGCGAGTTGGTTCGCGATCTAGGATTAGACGGCCAGAAACAGAAAGAAGGAACTCCTACGATGGGAGGTCTTATCATTATTTTGGCGACGATCATTCCGGTTTTGCTGTTTACCAGAATTACCAATATTTATATTGTGCTTCTTTTGGTTTCAATGCTTTGGATGGGAGCGATTGGCTTCCTGGACGATTATTTAAAGAAAATTAAAAAAAACAAAGACGGACTAAGCGGTAAATTCAAAATTGTAGGACAGGTAGGATTAGGGTTAATTATCGGAGTTACAATGTATTTCCATCCCGATATTACAGTTAAAAGAAAATACGCAGATGCGAAAGTAGTGAACAGAAATAATGTAGAGCAAAATTTTATGCCGACAGAAAAAATCACCGTTTCCACCGTTCCTTTTGCTAAAAATAATGAGTTCGATTACAGCGGAATACTTTTTTGGATGAATGATAAAGATGCTCACGAATGGGCCTGGATCGTTTTTATCCCGATCGTGATTTTCATTGTAACAGCCGTATCAAACGGAGCCAATATTACCGATGGTATCGATGGCCTCGCCGCAGGTACAAGTGTGGTCATACTGCTGACTCTGGCACTTTTTGCGTACTTATCCGGGAACATTATTTTTGCGGATTACCTCAACATTATGTTCCTGCCGAATATGGGTGAAACCACCATTTTTGCTGTCGCAATGGTAGGAGCCGTTATCGGATTTTTCTGGTACAATACGTATCCTGCGCAGGTTTTCATGGGCGATACGGGAAGTTTGATGTTGGGAGGCGTGATTGCTGTTTTAGCGATTATTTTAAGAAAAGAATTATTGATTCCTGTTTTATGCGGGATCTTCTTAATCGAAAACCTGTCTGTAATGCTTCAGGTAGCGGTTTTCAAATACAGAAAGAAAAAATACGGGCTGGAATATGCCCAAAACAATAGATTATTCAGAATGTCCCCACTACACCACCATTATCAGAAGGGCGGTTTCCACGAAAGTAAAATCGTTAACAGAATGATAATTATCGGGGTAATTCTGGCAATTGTGTGTCTCATTACATTAAAGATGAGATAG
- the murD gene encoding UDP-N-acetylmuramoyl-L-alanine--D-glutamate ligase, producing the protein MKIVVLGGGESGCGAAYLAKKQGMEVFLSDKGAIKDNYKQFLLHNEIEFEEENHDEEKILNADWIVKSPGIPKKAEIIHKIHEKGIRLSSEIEFASEFTNAKIIAVTGSNGKTTTTSLIYYILKNDGLNVGLGGNIGYSFAKQVADENYEYYVLEVSSFQLDDIQNFRPYISLLLNLSQDHLDQYNYNYEEYALAKFRITENQENDNFFIYNKDDEMSKNILEKLEVKAKMIPFSTKEKLSEGGFIDDDKIVIKMKDEFSMKIEELSLLGNHNVANSLAASIAGKILEISNESIRNSLMTFQAVEHRLEFVTEIDGVKYINDSKATNVNATYYALESMKTPTVWIVGGLDKGNDYTEIEDLVKRKVKAIVCLGIDNQKIINFFKDKKEFIYDTSSMEEAVKISKSLAKKGDTVLLSPCCASFDLFKSYEDRGRQFKEQVLKN; encoded by the coding sequence ATGAAAATAGTTGTTTTAGGAGGAGGAGAAAGTGGTTGCGGAGCTGCTTATCTGGCGAAAAAGCAAGGGATGGAAGTTTTTCTTTCAGACAAAGGTGCCATTAAGGATAACTATAAGCAGTTTCTTCTACACAATGAGATCGAATTTGAAGAAGAAAACCACGACGAAGAAAAAATTTTAAATGCAGACTGGATTGTAAAAAGCCCGGGAATTCCAAAAAAGGCAGAAATCATCCACAAAATTCATGAGAAAGGAATCAGACTTTCTTCTGAAATTGAATTTGCTTCGGAGTTTACCAATGCCAAAATCATCGCTGTCACAGGGAGTAATGGAAAAACAACAACCACGTCTTTGATCTACTATATCCTCAAAAATGATGGGTTGAACGTAGGTCTGGGCGGAAACATCGGATACAGCTTTGCAAAGCAGGTGGCCGATGAAAATTATGAGTATTATGTGTTGGAAGTAAGCTCTTTCCAATTAGATGATATTCAGAATTTTAGACCGTATATTTCTTTATTGTTGAATTTGTCTCAGGATCACCTGGATCAGTACAACTACAATTATGAAGAATATGCTTTGGCTAAGTTCAGAATCACCGAAAATCAGGAGAATGACAATTTCTTCATCTACAATAAAGATGACGAAATGAGTAAAAATATCCTTGAAAAATTAGAAGTAAAGGCGAAGATGATTCCTTTTTCAACAAAAGAAAAATTGTCTGAAGGAGGTTTTATCGATGATGATAAAATTGTGATAAAAATGAAGGATGAATTCTCAATGAAGATTGAAGAATTATCATTGCTTGGAAATCACAATGTTGCCAACAGCTTAGCGGCTTCCATTGCAGGTAAGATTTTGGAAATCAGCAATGAAAGCATCAGAAATTCATTAATGACTTTCCAGGCGGTTGAACACAGACTGGAGTTTGTCACTGAGATTGATGGCGTAAAATATATCAACGACAGCAAGGCAACGAACGTCAACGCAACGTATTACGCGCTAGAAAGTATGAAAACTCCAACCGTTTGGATTGTCGGAGGATTAGATAAAGGAAACGACTATACCGAAATTGAGGATTTAGTCAAAAGAAAAGTAAAAGCAATTGTATGTTTAGGAATTGACAATCAGAAAATTATAAACTTCTTTAAAGACAAGAAAGAATTTATTTATGATACGTCAAGCATGGAAGAAGCAGTGAAAATTTCAAAATCTCTGGCTAAAAAAGGAGATACTGTTTTACTTTCACCATGTTGTGCCAGCTTTGATTTATTCAAAAGCTATGAAGACAGAGGGCGTCAGTTCAAAGAACAGGTGCTTAAAAATTAA